DNA sequence from the Pedobacter schmidteae genome:
AAAGTCATGGCCAGTGCACGTTCCACTTTTGGTACGCTCAAAGCGCCAAAAAGATCAAAATGAATATCAATTACATCAAATATCGGCGGCATCTCCTCATCTTTCCTGGTCGCCTTAATGGCTATTTTAACATCATCAAGTGGCTCCTTTTGTTTGGTCAGCACATTAACCATATCTATACCACTGCAACCTCCCAAACCAACTAAAAGCATTTCCATTGGCCTGAACCCTTTGCCTTCGCCCCCAATAGCTGGTTTGGCATCCAGTTCAACAGTAAAACCACTCGAATTTTCTGCTTCAAAATTAAATTTACCGCTTTTACGTATTAAATTAATCTCCATATGATGTTCTATTTGCAAATATCCGGCCCCGGGAGACTCAGACGTGATAAAAAACTTTATTCTTTTTTTCCAGCTCCGGTAAATTCACCTGCTGATCAAAAATGGCAAAAACACTTGACCCGCTGCCGCTCATTAAAGCAAACAATGCGCCCGACTGGTAAAGCTGTGATTTGACCTGCTCAATCTCCGGATATTTTGAAAAAACAGAAGTTTCAAAATCATTTTCCAGATTCGATCTCCATTCTTTCACAGGCAAATGTATTAAATCTTTTACCGATCTACTAGGAATTATAGGCTTTATTCCGGCATAAGCATCGGCCGTAGATACGTGTACAGGCGGTTTTACCAAAACCAACTCATATTTTGACAAATCTATTGCGATTGAATTGAACTCATCGCCCCTACCAAAAGCATAAACCGGTTTATTTTCGATGAAGAAAGCGCAATCGGCCCCCAGCGGCTTTACAACATCCTGCATCGCTTTTACCGACAGGCCCAGCTTAAACTTATCATTAACCAATTTAACCAGGTGTGCGGCATCGGAAGAGCCCCCACCCAGCCCGGCACCTACCGGAATATTCTTGAGCAGGGTAATTTGCTGAGGCGGTAAGTCAAAATCTTTTTGCAGCGCATTAAAGGCTTTCAGGCAAATGTTATCAGCTGTACCTCCAGGTACATCAATTCCTTTTACCACACAAGTGGTTTCCGAAGCATCTGTAATTTCAACAACATCGTTGATCCTGATGGGATAAAAAACCGTTTCGATGTCGTGATAACCATCCGATCTTTTTTGGGTAACGTTTAAACCAAGGTTGATCTTGGCATTGGCAAAAGCAAGCATTTATGTTGCGTTTAATGTTTCTGCCACAAACTTAATAAAAAGAGAACAGACCCAAAATCATTACTGATCATCTACCATTACACCAAATACCTCGTCAATATTTAAACGAAAGCCAGGCAAAATATCGGAAACAAACTCGGCACCCCCCTCATATGGCCTTCCGGCCACAAAAACCCCATCCTTATTTAACACATACTTTAAAAAACACCGCTCTTCAGGTTGCACAATCCAGTATTCCCGAACCCCATAGCTTTCGTAAATTTCAAACTTATTTTCCAATTCCTTACGACTATTGCCCGGCGACAATACTTCGACAACAATATCAGGCGCACCAATACAACCCCGCTTATCCAGTTTTTTTCGATCGCAGATGACACAAATATCAGGTTGCAACACCGTATAAACATTTTTGTCTGCCTTCGACTGATCAGAAAAACGAACATCAAACGGCGCAACAAATGCCTCACACGATTGTCGTTTTAAATAAAAGTGTATATCCGCATGAATCTGGCCTACTAGTCGCTGGTGGTTTACCGATGGTGCCCCCATCTCAAAAATCTTCCCTTTGATCAGTTCTACCCGTTCCTCAAATTTCCAACACAAATAATTCGCATACGAATAAGTACCCGAAACATCTACCTCCGCTACTTTACTAATCACGGGTTCTTTTTCGACATACGGTTTCACCTTACCAGCCACCTTAGGCTCCTTTTGTTTACGACCTTTTGTCTGTGTATTCTTTTTTATAATTACCATGTCTATTCTTAAAAATTTCCTAAAAACTATTTATGCCAATAAAATTTACACCTCCCGAATTTTATCAATCCTCAAACAGGTCGCCCACATTTAACC
Encoded proteins:
- a CDS encoding OsmC family protein, translated to MEINLIRKSGKFNFEAENSSGFTVELDAKPAIGGEGKGFRPMEMLLVGLGGCSGIDMVNVLTKQKEPLDDVKIAIKATRKDEEMPPIFDVIDIHFDLFGALSVPKVERALAMTFDKYCSVSNILGRSATINFTYTIHS
- a CDS encoding Uma2 family endonuclease; translated protein: MVIIKKNTQTKGRKQKEPKVAGKVKPYVEKEPVISKVAEVDVSGTYSYANYLCWKFEERVELIKGKIFEMGAPSVNHQRLVGQIHADIHFYLKRQSCEAFVAPFDVRFSDQSKADKNVYTVLQPDICVICDRKKLDKRGCIGAPDIVVEVLSPGNSRKELENKFEIYESYGVREYWIVQPEERCFLKYVLNKDGVFVAGRPYEGGAEFVSDILPGFRLNIDEVFGVMVDDQ
- the ispE gene encoding 4-(cytidine 5'-diphospho)-2-C-methyl-D-erythritol kinase; protein product: MLAFANAKINLGLNVTQKRSDGYHDIETVFYPIRINDVVEITDASETTCVVKGIDVPGGTADNICLKAFNALQKDFDLPPQQITLLKNIPVGAGLGGGSSDAAHLVKLVNDKFKLGLSVKAMQDVVKPLGADCAFFIENKPVYAFGRGDEFNSIAIDLSKYELVLVKPPVHVSTADAYAGIKPIIPSRSVKDLIHLPVKEWRSNLENDFETSVFSKYPEIEQVKSQLYQSGALFALMSGSGSSVFAIFDQQVNLPELEKKNKVFYHV